The genomic region CAGGACATGTAGTAGTCGAGTAGAAAGTGGAAGAGTCAAGATGCGCAGTGGATCGGGTTGGGCTAGCCTCACTCAAAATCGAattgaactaataaaaaaaattagctagATTGGCCCAAGCCCACTTTGAACGGGTTGGACTTAGGCCGGTTGCAGGTATTGAAACTTGGAACCAAGTCGGCTCAACTGCTCAAGACCACCTAGTCTTGAGCCGAGCTTGGGCAGGACCTGCCAGAccattttattgaaaaactaATACATGATATATAGATGTTCTATTTTATTCTCCTAAACTGATTATTCTAATAGctcttttatactttttaatctcTAAGACTATTATCGTTATTGTTCTACTTCTAAATTTTGGGCACTTTAATTCATtagcattttttgtttgtttcaagTCCTTTTCgaatttattatcatctaagtttattattgtaagcttattcatcaaattattatttaagtttattatatattattatatagtcttaactattattttttctagtcgtaattcttttttgtgttatttaatttattatttagtttatttcaTAATACAACCATACATCTAAGTAATTGTTCAAAGGAAAATCttaatttcataagaaaataaaaataaaacaggtACATTCAGCCTAATCGAGTTTGGTTTGGACATGATCCGAGACTCAATCGGATCAGTCCATAAGATGGACCTCGATTTCTAAATCAATCCAATATTGACCACACAACAAAAGTGGGTCAATCCTGATTCGAACCTTTTTGGGTTGGTCTGTGCCAGTTTTATATGGGTTCGACCCACTATACATCTTAATGAACGTGCAGTGAGTGCAAAATCAACCCTTCTAGTCTCACTTGTCTACCAGGTCGAATAGAGCCGAAATAGGCAACGATTCTAAGATGTTTCAGCCCCGAAAGAGCAGTCGATAGATTGGTACTTAAGCAAGTTAGACATTGGATTGTTAGTGAAGGCCTGCAATTTTCTCTGCAAGCATCTGTTTTATACAGACTTTGGAAGTTAGAAAGGTActtcctctcttttttttttttatttatgaaatttacatttttaaaaataaaaaataaaaaataaaaaaaatcaaatgggtTAAAAGAACGTAGAGCACGTCACCCacaattcaaatattgaatagattaaatatataaaaaattcaaatatttaatgggttaaattaaataaagattgaagtggttaaaatcaaataaattcagaaaattttcaattaaaataaattcaatttaaaaatgcTTAGCATTTCAAAATCATTGATGGCATATACATTTTTCTTGTGAAGGATTAGACATTtgctaatcaaaataaaatatcatcaataaataatgttggaaaaattatttaaaaacacaaaattcagtaaaaaatgaaagtaaagttttagtaaaaaaataaataaaatataaatgacatCTACGACAATACGACTTTAGCTTTATCAAACATGAAAATATacagcataataataataacaatttttgtaatttataaaaaatgaaaatgtcgAAGCCATCTACTCGACTGTTtgcgaaaatttatatttttccaacttaatttaagtttttacaaACATTTCCtacattttctaatttttaaatatttctaatattattcaaaaatcaacTTTCTGATTAGCAATTGGACTAtcagttaaaaacaaaatataaaattaataatattaaataaataaaatataaacgaCACCTGTTATTACAGTAGACAATATCTAATGCGCAGTAAAACAACAATGCACTTTacattaaatatcacataatataatatgtgAAACCAAATAATGTAATGATAAGGAAATGAATTGTAATTCCATTTGATATGGCATCCAATTTGATAAGATTCCGCACGTTTAGGGCTCCATCCCATACCAGAGCATGCTGACCGGGCGCGAGAGCTTGCTCAGGGTTGTCGGCAAAAGGCGACGTTACCTGCCCAACCGCCGCTCCTTTCTCTCCgcctcttcctcttcttcttcctttcaGGTATCTTATCATTTCAAAATATGCCAATTTCATTGATATTGAAGTTTTCACGATTGGCCAATATGTTAATTTATGCatctacatatgtatatatatgtacataagcacacacacatatgtatacatttatattatatttgtattctgctgaaattatttttggcgTGGTTTTCCAAAATGCCAGAGTTGTTTGAGTCCGTGtcaaaaagatgaaaatgtcAAGAGAAACTCTGTGGAGGAAACAGcgagtggtggtggtggtgacaTGGTGGAATCAGTGAACTGTCCTGTCTGTGGAACCCAACTTCGGGGCCTGGATAATACCCTCATCAATTCTCATTTAGGTCTCGTAAATTTGTGACTATACGTTGGCATGTTTTTGCTTCGGATTTTAGATCATTTATTTCGACTATTGTATGCTGCGAGAGATTTTCCCTTCACAAAGAAATATTGTACTGCTAATTGCTTTTGGGCGTAAGGCGGAATACTGCCACTGCTGACTCTGGTCTCTTCATCTGTCTACTTATGCCACTCGTGAAGTATTTAGTTTTGGTGGTCTATTTCTACTACTCTCTTTTTgctttgttatataatttgagCTCATTCCCTGATGCAATCAGGATTAACTATAAGAATATGCATATGATTTGATTATGATGTGTTGCATGTGATGAAGAGGTACTTTCAGtctttaacattttttatcttgttgCCATACAAGGTAGTTATAACTTATAAGCAGGAGATGTTTATTTGCTGAAGTATCAGTCTTAGTGCTATTTATGTTTCAAAGCTCTGATCAATGAGGTTGACAGGAGATTAAGTGCTTTTGATTTATAAAGAGCTCTTGAAACTAGTCAATGAATTTAAGCAAAATGTTAAACTGAGCTCAATGgttgaaaatttattgaattctcttcattttttttcaatcgcTGTGCAGTTTTGTGCTGTAAGTTTTGTCTATTTGTTCCTTTTCTCTTTcgtttcatttcatttcagtTCATTGTGTAGCTGGAAAAAGTTGTAAAGCTATAATAAAGAGTTTCTCGTGTTATGAGCTATCCATCTTTGTTCcgtgtttattttgtttaaattatgattttgtgATGTGCATTATTCATTTGATGGTTTCAGATGAGTGCCTTGCCAAAGGAAGTAAACGGAAACTGAGCCAGCTTACTCTTCTTCAGTTCAACTTTTCCAGGTCTAAAGTCAAAGTTCATTCGAATTGGCAAAATGATAAAGGAGATCAAGTTATTACAAGTGACCTCAACAGGATTAGCAGTTGCGATTTAATTCATAATGCAAATGAGTTGGCTAGTTCTGAAGAGGTTTCTTTGAGAAACAATCCATTTGCAAGTGGTGTAGAAGATTTGGTTTCTGATGCTTTTGCCGACAATAAGGTTCCCTCACTGCCATTAGTTTCGGAAATTGAGAGGCCTAAATATGTTGTGAAGGAGTATTTTGATGATCATGACATATTTAAGGTTTCTTTTCCAACTTATATTGTTGGCCGTAGGTACGGCAGTAGGAAGGAGTTGGATACTGAATCAAGGGTATGCCTCTCTAGAGACCCTGAGAATGCTAAGGATCCAAATGCAATTAaggtttaacttttttttttcccttttcttttctagttTTTCTATTATTGTGGTGTCCActtgatttattaataagaGACTATTATGTGCCCTTTGACCAGGTACTTTATGCAGGTTGTGATTGTGAATATGATAACATGCTGGGTTATATACCACGGGAGTTGGCCCAATATCTGTCTCCTTTGATTGACAAGTTCTACTTGACCTTTGAGGTAATGAAGCTCTATTATTGGAGTACATAATATGCACTATGGAATCAGTTTCTCTTTTGCCAAAGAGTCATTTCTATTTGTGAGTCTTCTCCATTGGGACCTTGCAAGATACAAAAAATGATGTCTTACGCTGCTAGGTGTTATTCTCATGCACAACTTGCTTATCCGCTGACTACGTTCCGTAACTAATGCATGATTGAAGTGTCTGAGAATCTCCTTTCCTCTACTTTCTTATTCTGATGACTGGATTGAGATggaattctttattttcttaatgatATCTTAGTTATACTGGCATCCTATCTTGTCCATCCATTTCTTAATTACGAtggtgaagaagaaaatagcaTTTAGATTACATATtgtgttgaaaaattatgcattcaTCAAAAGAACGGGTTGAAAAGACTGAAAGTGGCCAACAGCTAAACTTTCTTAACCTTGGAGGCTGTTGGATGATTTCATAATCTGGCCCCAATTTTGAAGTTCAAGTATATCAACTTACCAAGGATATTGGATATGAGTCTTTTGATTGCCATCATGATGTCTGCCTCTCTCACTATCTGTATGGAGGTTTGAAAATGTCACCATAACTCCATAAGGGCATGAGGAACCCACTCATCACCTAATACTTGCAGAGTTCTAAAATGTAAATGATctgcaaattttcaaataatttcttgatttttgtgagtaacttgtttttaattcCTAATAATACTTACAGGGCAGTATTATTTCTGTACCAAAAGATGCTCATGCTGCAGTCCCAATTCAGATTGTATGCAAAAATGGgcaaatatgtaataaaaaatcagaTGCAAACATTCAAGAGATTAAGTCTCTATGGAGACAAGCTCTACATGTTGCTGAACTTGCAAAAACTAATCCCTCGGGGATGACCAGGTATCAACGCAACCTGGTACTACTTATACAAGATGTTTTGGAGAATAATCGACATCTTTTTACAACCAGAGAGATGTCTTTCCTAGGTACCATATTAAGCACTATTTATCATTGATTACATGATGTTTTATCTATTTGTTCAGAATTTCATGATGAGGTTTgtgcattttctctttttcagaAGCATTTAAGTTGCTTCCAGATGATAGCCAGAGACTCTTCGCTCGACTTTATACACGCAAAGGTTTTATGCTAAGCACACATTTTCTTCCAGTCAAGTATGCTTCTTGGGTTTCAATAATTGTGTCCCGAACATCTTGCTTATATAGCCAAGTTATAAAGCATCTTATCTTGTcccttattttaaaaaatctgtTTTATAGAGAGGTGACTGGTATGATTAAAACATAAGACCCCTGATGTTGGTAAAGTAACCTGGGAACTGACCGTACAACGAATTGTGcatgatgaacatgatttTGCCGGCCTTGTATAGGGAGTCCCAGGTAGCTGTGTATGTTCATGGTTTTGGAGTTGTCCAGTTTGTGTTTTCTGTATTTATAGTAGCTTTATAGATGTCTCGAAAAATTGGATAGACTGTGTGGAAAGATGCCCATATGCAATATTTAGCATGGGATAAACACATAGAAATTGTTCATTTGATGGCTCAGTGAACTCTGGAAAAACTAACGTTGATGCCTATAATGTTCTTTCCATGCTATCCTACTGCGCTTGAAGGGAAGTTCACTCTGCGTGGGCAACAAAATCTATTCTTTGTTAAAAAAGGTTAAGTTTTAATTTGGGATATGTTTTTGGATATAGTTAATACATGGATCAAGTGGTATAGACATTTAGAAGTAAAAGCTAATATGGATTCTAGTTTTGTTTAATGATATGGTTGTATGGTCGTATCACCATTGCAGGACATGGAACGGTAGCATGCAATAATATTGGTGGACTTACTTTAGAATCTTTCCGGTCCTAGCTATTGAACATTGGACCACCCAATTGTACATgtcttattttcaaacatttttaagaaatttgacGATTGAATTTGAAGCATTTGTTTCTGTATGATGAAAAGCGTATGGACTGGGTCCGTTAAGAAAATGGCTTTAGGATGCACATATCTTGAAAACTATTTTCATGTGAAGCAGCAATCATAGTTTGACGGATGCTAgatttagttttttcttttatgtgttAACTTTCCAATGAGATGTGAGTTCAATTtgcaattctctctctctcttaataagtaaaattagtTTTTGCATATTGACATGTTATTTGATAACCTCTGAGATGGTTGGTTTCTCTCACAGGGCCCTGGTTTCGGGTGTCTAATATTTCATACCCTGAGATAGCTGATTGCCACCTAGCAATAAAGGGACTCTTAGGTAAAAGtcgattattttatttgcacTCTTAGTAATATCATTCAGTCTCCTTATTCTTTTTCTGAATTGAACATTATAAAAGCTTGTCGATGTTCTCATAATGTAGAAACGCGCTATGTATGTTCCCTTGCATGGAGGAATGATGTAGAGGACGATGGTGTAGCCGAGGTCCTAAACATACTTAACATTGATGAGCTACGGGAAGTTTTGCGCATGCTTAACAAGGTGTTTTGGCTGTGGTTTACTTTAGTTCACTGTAATGTTTATAATGCTTAGTCATGTTTGTTGCACCTGAATGAAAACATCAAATAATGGCTTTGGTTCATCCACCAATGTTTATGTTGCAGCTGAAGCAATTCTTATTATAGTTGCTATTTTTTAATGAGTAAAGCCTACCTTTCAACTTCGAGTCTGGTTGGAAATGGTTGTTAGTGGCTATTTATCACTGTTaccttgaaaattttctccattgttaaaaatattagttgtgTTATAATCTATGCAGTCCCTTGAACTATTCGGTTCATTTGACCATCTGTATATTTACCAAGACTTATTTGTTTGTCTTTAAAGGTTCTTCCTTCTTTTGTACACCATTTTTCCTGCGTCGAGTTTTGGAACTTTGAATGCTTAACAAATGCAACTTGATAATAAGTGGATGCATGTCTTTTTCAGCTGCATGCTGAGATCTTTACATGACATCTTATCAATGGTCCCTCTAAGAGAAATCATGATACCCATTGCTTGACACTCGTTAACCCTACTTTCTGGATAATTGATGCCTCCTAAAGTCATTATTCCGTAATGCAATTTGTACACAATGGAGCAACTTGGATGGTTCATTCTAGATTTGGCTGATCCATGGTTTTTGCTCCTAAATTGATTTTGGCTTCTGATGACTACATAGAAAAAGACCTCCTGTGTGGACAGATACGGGCCAGATACTTTTTAGCCCATGTGGTGATTTGCATGTCTGGACCATCAAGACAACCTTTGGAAGTTTTGAATGTGAAATCCATATGTAAAAAGCCAAgggcccgtttggttgtgttttcattttcattttcagtttccaacaTTTGGAATGGGTAGAAAagctttattggtttttgtgcgaaaactgagaatatgtttggattagttgtttccaaatgtaggtatataggtgtgagaatgttgaatatagatatatgtatttttgatgtgatagatgaccaaattgattgaatatgtgaaattataaaataatcaaagtgagtcttgccatttgaaataattttaattgatttgaaacaagaaaagacatgctgacaagataagacaagtatgacaaacccatgtgacctataatttcaaaaatttgagaattaaaataggaatgcattctcaatgaaaatggcttgaccaaacaaaattcCAACCACCCAAATAGTAAAAAGTGGGaaaaatctcattgaaaacacaaccaaacgggcccCAAATGTTTTCGCGTCATTAATTTAACGGGTTTACAAACATCTGTTTTGTTGAGTTCTCTATTTTACTTCATCCTTCTTCGTCATCACATGTATATGGAAAAGTGCTTTTTCATCTGAAGTTTTTGACTTGaagaatttctgaaaaaagaaaattaagcgTTTGTGCAGAAAGTTTTGGTCATGCAGTTTCTTCAAGTATGTAAAAATTGGGGCTCATCTTGCTACCATATTAAGTAATGGTAACTGTTCATAATTTGATACAGTGGCTGAGGTTTTTAACTTTATTCTATCCAGTTGAGTTTGCTTATTGTGTGTCATATAGGACAATATAATCtgcttttgcttttcatgGTATCAGGAGTTCTTTTTCCCCCTCAATCTTTAAAATGTAGTGTTGATCTAATGAGAGTGGCAAGaaattagatatttaataGCTCTTAtgtctttcaaaattaaaatataacttgtgtactttctcatattttcttttaaactaGTGAAGATTCTAGCAGAAGTTGCTGATGCTTGAGACACATCCAAGAGGCTTAGGTTCCTTGGTTTTCGGTTCGTCCTCTGAAGGATAAGCATTGGTGTTTAACACGTCCAATAgaacatttataaaaaaattagataatttgaattatttttacaacTAATGCTTTTAACAACTCTCTGCTTGATGTTTCCTGCTAACTGTTGATTCTCTTCGGTTCCACGTAATTCAGAAATGTGATCGTAGCACAAGAAAGCAGGACATGATTGATTTGCTTCTATCTTCAAGCAAGAATATGGTAAGGTAAATTTTCGTTATTCATCATGTGCCtatcaaattttcaatgtaTCTCTCACATGATTGGGTTTCAACAACTCATGCAGCCCTGAGCTCCGAAGTTCTGTTTTAGCTATAACTGGGTCCTGTATCAAAGTATCTCCTTTGGCCGAATCTCTAATGTGGCGAGCTGAGGtaattttcttccattttgcCTTAAGTTGGTCACTTAGTCTACACAGAGTTGTGCATTTGTTGTCTGTCTATATGCAATGTTTTGAGGATTCCTGTTGCCAACTTACTGTTCTAGTAGGAGAATGCTTTTAGACACAATATTACCCAACACCTTATCAAATCTAGAGTAAGACAGTAAACAAGCTGATTCAACAAACTGCTGCTGTTAATTTATCATGTCAAAATAAAGGGACAACACACATACATGCTCCAATGACATAGCAAGTTGCAAACTCTAATAGGAATATTTGAAAGCAAAATGTAAAAAGGCTGAAGCAACTTCTCCACTAAAGGTTGTGCCTTGTGTAATTAGTAAAAGCAATCATGAGGGAAGAAATTAGTGATAATTTCAAGTCgttctattttgttttatcattGTGGTCATTTTCAATAGCCCTAGACaggaataaaatttgaaatgagaGCAATCTAGGTTTCTCCTGTTATGTATAGGATGAAGCTTGAT from Sesamum indicum cultivar Zhongzhi No. 13 linkage group LG3, S_indicum_v1.0, whole genome shotgun sequence harbors:
- the LOC105158677 gene encoding fanconi-associated nuclease 1 homolog isoform X1; protein product: MLTGRESLLRVVGKRRRYLPNRRSFLSASSSSSSFQSCLSPCQKDENVKRNSVEETASGGGGDMVESVNCPVCGTQLRGLDNTLINSHLDECLAKGSKRKLSQLTLLQFNFSRSKVKVHSNWQNDKGDQVITSDLNRISSCDLIHNANELASSEEVSLRNNPFASGVEDLVSDAFADNKVPSLPLVSEIERPKYVVKEYFDDHDIFKVSFPTYIVGRRYGSRKELDTESRVCLSRDPENAKDPNAIKVLYAGCDCEYDNMLGYIPRELAQYLSPLIDKFYLTFEGSIISVPKDAHAAVPIQIVCKNGQICNKKSDANIQEIKSLWRQALHVAELAKTNPSGMTRYQRNLVLLIQDVLENNRHLFTTREMSFLEAFKLLPDDSQRLFARLYTRKGPWFRVSNISYPEIADCHLAIKGLLETRYVCSLAWRNDVEDDGVAEVLNILNIDELREVLRMLNKKCDRSTRKQDMIDLLLSSSKNMVSPELRSSVLAITGSCIKVSPLAESLMWRAERLFFLNGEQDLSAFLFVDLGIVKFPAYTCIISDPIFPNRRDLLSYEEAIEISQIMVESLDENNSELVLRCIEVSSSRMSIALQEGKCSSGGAMVAFFSYYSASWVYSKVVLLGVSFFEREKSCRRYIDAINLLRQLLDAFIFDGRRGYWTLRLSVDLEHVGRLDESLQVAEDGLLDPWVRAGSRVALQRRVLRLGKPPRRWKIPSYSESVKRNIFEVHVQGRPLNCKAGMKSIFYGEDGEQCGVEQLALHYYAGEGGGWQGVHAESGIWLTIFGVLMWDIIFADIPNVFRTKFQTAPLDLETDSFYEVRKGLIEELLDKIQDGMAEEILITSWESHVGTACRGVNWEKHSLADLRAAVKCIGGHCLASICRHLAQDYRSWSSGMPDLLLWRLHDCYRGEAKLVEVKGPRDRLSEQQRAWLLVLMDCGFNVEVCKVTPPPVPS
- the LOC105158677 gene encoding fanconi-associated nuclease 1 homolog isoform X2: MLTGRESLLRVVGKRRRYLPNRRSFLSASSSSSSFQSCLSPCQKDENVKRNSVEETASGGGGDMVESVNCPVCGTQLRGLDNTLINSHLDECLAKGSKRKLSQLTLLQFNFSRSKVKVHSNWQNDKGDQVITSDLNRISSCDLIHNANELASSEEVSLRNNPFASGVEDLVSDAFADNKVPSLPLVSEIERPKYVVKEYFDDHDIFKVSFPTYIVGRRYGSRKELDTESRVCLSRDPENAKDPNAIKVLYAGCDCEYDNMLGYIPRELAQYLSPLIDKFYLTFEGSIISVPKDAHAAVPIQIVCKNGQICNKKSDANIQEIKSLWRQALHVAELAKTNPSGMTRYQRNLVLLIQDVLENNRHLFTTREMSFLEAFKLLPDDSQRLFARLYTRKGPWFRVSNISYPEIADCHLAIKGLLETRYVCSLAWRNDVEDDGVAEVLNILNIDELREVLRMLNKKCDRSTRKQDMIDLLLSSSKNMVSPELRSSVLAITGSCIKVSPLAESLMWRAERLFFLNGEQDLSAFLFVDLGIVKFPAYTCIISDPIFPNRRDLLSYEEAIEISQIMVESLDENNSELVLRCIEVSSSRMSIALQEGKCSSGGAMVAFFSYYSASWVYSKVVLLGVSFFEREKRYIDAINLLRQLLDAFIFDGRRGYWTLRLSVDLEHVGRLDESLQVAEDGLLDPWVRAGSRVALQRRVLRLGKPPRRWKIPSYSESVKRNIFEVHVQGRPLNCKAGMKSIFYGEDGEQCGVEQLALHYYAGEGGGWQGVHAESGIWLTIFGVLMWDIIFADIPNVFRTKFQTAPLDLETDSFYEVRKGLIEELLDKIQDGMAEEILITSWESHVGTACRGVNWEKHSLADLRAAVKCIGGHCLASICRHLAQDYRSWSSGMPDLLLWRLHDCYRGEAKLVEVKGPRDRLSEQQRAWLLVLMDCGFNVEVCKVTPPPVPS